Within the Bufo gargarizans isolate SCDJY-AF-19 unplaced genomic scaffold, ASM1485885v1 fragScaff_scaffold_35_pilon, whole genome shotgun sequence genome, the region GAAATACCAGGTTATTCATATGACATTCGAGAGTCAGGGCTGACCACTTCTCTGGGCACGACTGGTTGTCAGGCTGCTCTGTGCTGCCCCCTGCTGTGACTGACGACACAACGACACAATGTGACAAGAAACACTTTATTTACAGGATCTGATAGAAAACAATGGCGGATATTTACAGCAATCAGCGGCGCCTCCATATATACAATCCGATCAGCGGCACCGCCTCTGTACAAGTCATCATACACATTACTGTACACTGGGGTCCAGTCCACAAGGTGACCCCTCAGGGGGAGGAGCAAAGAGAGAACCTGGCAACATCAcactgatgggagttgtagttcactCTGCTACAAGAACCATCAGAAGAGATCCCACAGGGcagacaaagggttaacagtcatgCAGATATTCATgcatcatgggagttgtagttcagcAACTGCAGTAAACTGCCATGATGCATTCTGGGGGTCAAAGCACAGAGAGCAGACACCCCGAAACCAAGAGGACTCAAGAtactgccccctgttatcagccatttcaggggagaggatgactgtaggacaggagaatacagtctattgctccctgttatcagccatgggagaggatgactgtaggacaggagaatacagtctattgccccctgttatcagccatttcaggggggaggacgACTGTAGTGttggagaatacagtctattgcctcctgttatcagccatttcaggggggaggatgactgtaggacaggagaatacagtctattgccccctgttatcagccatttcaggggagaggatgactgtaggacaggagaatacagtctattgctccctgttatcagccatttcaggggagaggatgactgtaggacaggagaatacagtctattgccccctgttatcagccatttcaggggagaggatgactgtaggacaggagaatacagtctattgccccctgttatcagccatttcaggggagaggatgactgtaggacaggagaatacagtctattgcccctgttatcagccatttcaggggagaggatgactgtaggacaggagaatacagtctattgccccctgttatcagccattcagGGGAGAGGAATGACTGtagggacaggagaatacagtctattgccccctgttatcagccatttcaggggggaggatgactgtaggacaggagaatacagtctattgccccctgttatcagccatttcagggggtaGGATGActataggacaggagaatacagtctattgcctcctgttatcagccatttcaggggagaggatgactgtaggacaggagaatacagtctattgccccctgttatcagacatttcaggggagaggatgactgtaggacaggagaatacagtctattgcctcctgttatcagccatttcaggggagaggacaactgtaggacaggagaatacagtctattgccccctgttatcagccatttcaggggagaggatgactgtaggacaggagaatacagtctattgccccctgttatcagccatttcaggggaaaggatgactgtaggacaggagaatacagtctattgccccctgttatcagccatttcagaggagaggatgactgtaggacaggagaatacagtatattgctccctgttatcagccatttcaggggagaggatgactgtaggacaggagaatacagtctattgcctcctgttatcagccatttcaggggagaggatgactgtaggacaggagaatacagtctattgccccgttatcagccatttcacccggggagaggatgactgtaggacaggagaatacagtctattgccccgttatcagccatttcacccggggagaggatgactgtaggacaggggaatacaatctattgccccctgttatcagccatttcacccggggagaggatgactgtaggacaggggaatacaatctattgccccctgttatcagccatttcacccggggagaggatgactgtaggacaggagaatacaatctattgccgcctgttatcagccatttcaggggagaggatgactgtaggacaggagaatacaatctattgccgcctgttatcagccatttcaggggagaggatgactgtaggacaggagaatacagtctattgccgcctgttatcagccatttcaggggagaggatgactgtaggacaggagaatacagtctattgccccctgttatcagccatttcaggggagaggatgactgtaggacaggagaatacagtctattgcctcctgttatcagccatttcaggggagaggatgactgtaggacaggagaatacagtctattgccccctgttatcagccatttcacccggggagaggatgactgtaggacaggagaatacagtctattgctccctgttatcagccacatATCACTGTACTCTTCTTCAGCGACATAAGTGTAGGAGGGTGTTGGGAGGAACCCCTGGGGTGTATTCGGGTGTCAGTCACACGGTTGTCATGACCTTCAGTGACCCTGTGTGGAACCTCATGATCTTTTTCTTAAGTGCCTGAGAAGCTTTTACCTTAAACATTTGGGGGCGTCCCTCAGCATCCCGAGGGGGAAGCTGCATTGGCCATACCAAGcccccttcttcctcctcctcttcctcctcttctccttCCGAGTCCACTCTGGCTTCACCCTCTGGGACTCCTACGCTAATCTCAGCTGTGGACCTCCACTTCCTGCAGGGGGGGCCGATCCTGGCTGTTGGGGTCCTCCCATCTCTTCCCAAGGTGTAACAGCGGCCCCCTTCTTGGATATGGGCTCGAGGGTCCCCCCATTCCTGCACAAAGCCTTGGGGGTCTGCCCAGCCCTCAGTGTGCGCCCTAGTATTTGCCCAGCTCTCTTTGTAAGTGCGAGGGTGCACCCAAGCGTCTAAGTGCCCCCGGGAGCCCTGCCACACTTCTGGGGGGACCCTGGGGTCTACGCTGTCCTCTGGCCGAGGAGTAGGGTCCCTCAGGCTAGTTTCAGAGAGGGACCTTGGGGTCCTTCGCCCCCCTCTTTTGCGCGGTGGTTCCTCTGCAGAAAGGCATTTCCTGGGAGGTTTTGGAGGGGACCCTTCAACACTGTGGCCCTTTAAGAGTGGGGGGTGCTTCCTACGGGGGCCGCGGTGAGTGGGGGTGTACGAGGTGCTGGCCATTCTACACACAGGGGCGGGGGCAGGGGGTCTCTCGGTGGAGACAGAACGCAGGTATGGGGCTCGGAGCTGACGACGAAGCAGAGATAGAATATAACCCTCAGCGCGGCGAGCAGGAGGCGGCGGGGGAGGAGatgtgggggaggggtacggggcAGACATGGAGCGGGGCACCAGAAGACGAGAAGAAGAGGAGCGAGTGTGATGGGATCCCACAACCAGGTCACCTGGGGGCAAAAAGAAGAAGAGTGGGGCAGTTAcatagaggagaggagaagcGGCGGCAGGAGCAGCGGGGACCGCTACCGACCTCACCTGCGCTCTTGGGGCGTTCACTGGCGTAATGCATCCGAGCCTCGGCCTGGCTCCCCCGAGGGGCTCGCTCCAGGAAGACGTCACATGACTCGGGACCCTCTGCTTCATACTctgctgcagagagagagagaaatagtAATGGCGCCCTGAGCGGTGGGAGGAGCCTAGAAAGGGCGGAGCCTCTGGATCATTCCAAAATACAAGATGCTGAAACTAATGTAACCAAAGTGTACAAAGACCTGGCCGTATACAAAAAAACACCCCCCGCCCAGTATATACCATCCCCCCGCCCAGTATATACCACCGAGCCCTCCCACCCAGTATATACTATCCCCCCCGCCCAGTATATACTACCAACTATCCCCCCCGCCCAGTATATACCACGGGCCCTCCCATCCAGTATATACTATCCCCCCCGCCCAGTATATACCATCCCCCCTGCCCAGTATATACCACCGAGCCCTCCCACCTAGTATATACCATCCCCCCGCCCAGTATATACCATCCCACCGTCCCTTATATACTACCACCGAGCCCTCCCACCCAGTATATACCATCCCCCCGCCCAGTATATACCATCCCCCCGCCCAGTATATACCATCCCCGCACAGTATATACCACCGAGCCCTCTCACCTAGTATATACCATCCCCCCGCCCAGTATATACTATCCCCCCGCCCAGTATATACTACCCCCCTGCCCAGTATATACCATCCCCCCGTCCCTTATATACTACCACCGAGCCCTCCCATCCAGTATATACCATCCCCCCGCCCAGTATATACCACCGAGCCCTCCCACCCAGTATATACTATCCCCCCCGCCCAGTATATACTACCAACTATCCCCCCCTGCCCAGTATATACTACCGAGCCCTCCCACCCAGTATATACTATTCCCCCGCCCAGTATATACCATCCCCCCTGCCCAGTATATACTACAACCGAGCCCTCCCACCCAGTATATACTATCCCCCCCGCCCAGTATATACCATCCCCCCTGCCCAGTATATACTACCACCGAGCCCTCCCACCCAGTATATACTATCCCCCTCGCCCAGTATATACTACCAACTATCCCCCCTGCCCAGTATATACTACCACCGGGCCCTCCCACCCAGTATATACTATCCCCCGCCCAGTATATACTACCACCGAGCCCTCCCACCCAGTATATACTATCCCCCCCGCCCAGTATATACTACCAACTATCCCCCCGCCAAGTATATACTACCACTGGGCCCTCCCACCCAGTATATACTATCCCCCCTCCCAGTATATACCA harbors:
- the LOC122922438 gene encoding dapper homolog 3-like isoform X1, whose product is MLGSGGSVDRGRLRQLLRGSVAGLCELKLLRDRQEVRVQRALRGGEDLDRQLWELERQLGELRLRAENDQENAEYEAEGPESCDVFLERAPRGSQAEARMHYASERPKSAGDLVVGSHHTRSSSSRLLVPRSMSAPYPSPTSPPPPPPARRAEGYILSLLRRQLRAPYLRSVSTERPPAPAPVCRMASTSYTPTHRGPRRKHPPLLKGHSVEGSPPKPPRKCLSAEEPPRKRGGRRTPRSLSETSLRDPTPRPEDSVDPRVPPEVWQGSRGHLDAWVHPRTYKESWANTRAHTEGWADPQGFVQEWGDPRAHIQEGGRCYTLGRDGRTPTARIGPPCRKWRSTAEISVGVPEGEARVDSEGEEEEEEEEEGGLVWPMQLPPRDAEGRPQMFKVKASQALKKKIMRFHTGSLKVMTTV
- the LOC122922438 gene encoding dapper homolog 3-like isoform X3, whose translation is MLGSGGSVDRGRLRQLLRGSVAGLCELKLLRDRQEVRVQRALRGGEDLDRQLWELERQLGELRLRAENDQENAEYEAEGPESCDVFLERAPRGSQAEARMHYASERPKSAGEVTWLWDPITLAPLLLVFWCPAPCLPRTPPPHLLPRRLLLAALRVIFYLCFVVSSEPHTCVLSPPRDPLPPPLCVEWPAPRTPPLTAAPVGSTPHS
- the LOC122922438 gene encoding dapper homolog 3-like isoform X2, coding for MSAPYPSPTSPPPPPPARRAEGYILSLLRRQLRAPYLRSVSTERPPAPAPVCRMASTSYTPTHRGPRRKHPPLLKGHSVEGSPPKPPRKCLSAEEPPRKRGGRRTPRSLSETSLRDPTPRPEDSVDPRVPPEVWQGSRGHLDAWVHPRTYKESWANTRAHTEGWADPQGFVQEWGDPRAHIQEGGRCYTLGRDGRTPTARIGPPCRKWRSTAEISVGVPEGEARVDSEGEEEEEEEEEGGLVWPMQLPPRDAEGRPQMFKVKASQALKKKIMRFHTGSLKVMTTV